DNA from Geobacillus vulcani PSS1:
AACATCAGAAAAAATAGCGGGCCAAGAAACGTGTTACGATCGGGTATATAACGCGGAAAGGCCGGAGATCTTTTTTAAATCCACCGCGGCCCGAACGGTCGGCCCGAACGCCCCCATTTATTTGCGGAGCGATTCGAACTGGCAAATTCCTGAGCCCGAGTTAGGGCTGGTGATTACGAAGGAAGGCGAAATTGTTGGTTATACGATTGGGAACGACATGAGCTGTCGGGACATCGAGGGGGAAAACCCGCTGTATTTGCCGCAAGCGAAAATATGGAAACATTCATGCGCCATTGGACCTGCCATCCGCCTTGCGGAGACGGTGGAAGATCCATATAACCTGCCAATCATTTGCCGCATCTATCGCAATGATCAACTCGTTGTGGAAGAGAGAGCCAATACTAAACAGTTGAAACGAAGATACGATGAGTTAGTGTCTTTCCTGATGCGTGACAATGAAGTGTTCGACGGTACAGTATTGTTGACGGGAACATGTATTGTCCCACCGGATCAGTTCACTCTTGAAGACGGGGATCGAATTGAAATTGAGATCCCTAGTATTGGGGTGTTGTCCAATCCGGTTAAATCGTTAACCCAACAAGCCGTTGCTAATAAAAGTTAAAAGGAGAAGGGAAGAAGAGAAGATGACGGTACAAACGGAAATCAAAACGTATTTGAACTACATTAACGGCAAGTGGGTCAGCTCAGTGAGCAATAACGTAGAACCGAGCATCAATCCGGCGAATCGACATGACATCGTCGGATACGTTCAACGTTCGACGCTAGAGGATTTAAATGAGGCAGTGGCTGCAGCGAGAGAGGCACAAACAGCATGGTGGAAACGATCTGGAGTCGAGCGAGGGGAGTATTTGTATAAAGCGGCTCAAATTTTAGAACAACGTCTTCAGGACATTGCCGAAACGATGACAAGGGAAATGGGAAAAACTCTGGCAGAAGCAAAAGCGGAGACGATGAGAGGCGTTCATATACTGCGTTACTATGCGGGGGAAGGGGTCCGAAAAATCGGTGATGTGATCCCGTCGAGCGACAGCGAGGGGCTCCTGTTTACGACCCGCGTTCCGCTCGGAGTCATTGGGGTCATTTCACCATGGAATTTTCCTGTGGCGATTCCAATCTGGAAAATGGCGCCGGCGCTTGTGTATGGAAATACGGTTGTGCTCAAACCTGCAAGCGAAACGGCGGTGACGGCGGCGAAGGTGATCGAATGCTTCCATGAGGCAGGTTTCCCAAAAGGGGTCGTCAATATGGTTTGCGGTTCCGGATCGGTCATTGGCCAAGGGATCGCGAATCACCCGGGAATTGATGGCGTCACGTTCACCGGTTCGAACACGGTTGGAAAGCAAGTGGGAAGAGCGGCGTTTGAGCGCGGGGCCAAATATCAGCTCGAGATGGGCGGAAAAAACCCGGTCATTGTGGCTAAAGATGCTGATTTGGAACTGGCGGTCGAAGGCACGATCAGCGGCGGTTTGCGTTCGACAGGACAAAAATGTACAGCGACGAGCCGTGTCTTTATTGAGCGGGAAGTGTATGAGGCGTTTAAAGAAAAACTTCTCGAACGGGTGAAGCAGCTGAAAATTGGAAACGGACTGGACGCTGAAACATGGATGGGGCCGTGCGCGAGCGAATCGCAATTCCATACGGTTTTGTCCTATATTGAAAAAGGAAAGGCAGAAGGAGCCAAGCTCATTTACGGTGGCAACCGATGCCTCGAAGGAGAACTGGCCAACGGCTTTTATGTCGAGCCAACGATTTTTGAAGACGTCGATATCCAAATGACGATTGCCCGCGAAGAAATCTTCGGCCCTGTACTGGCGTTGATTCAAGTGGACAGCATTGAAGAGGCCATTCAGCTTGCGAATGATACGGAGTACGGATTGAGCGCCTCGATTTATACGAAGAATATTGGGAATGTTTTGGAATTTATTAAAGACATTGAGGCAGGGCTGATCAAAGTCAACGCAGAAACGGCAGGAGTCGAGTTTCAAGCGCCGTTTGGCGGAATGAAGCAATCGAGCTCCCATTCACGGGAACAAGGGCAGGCGGCCATCGAGTTTTTCACATCGATTAAAACGGTATTTATTAAAGCTTAGGTAAGTAAGGTTTCATTGATTTTCACTTAGAAGCAGGGGGAGGCGATCCATGAGCAATGATGTTCATGACTAGTTGGCAGGCAATGCCTGCTCATGGACGCCTTTCTTCGAAAAGGTTAAATTTCATCTTTTTAGGAGGATTAGAAATGGCCAAAATCAAAAACCCTATTTTAACCGGCTTTCATCCCGACCCGTCCATTTGCCGGGTGGGAGATGATTATTACATTGCCGTTTCGACGTTCGAATGGTTCCCTGGGGTGAGAATTTACCATTCGAAAGATTTAAAAAATTGGCGTTTAGTAGCGCGCCCGTTAAACCGGTTAAGTCAATTGAATATGATAGGAAATCCGGATTCTGGAGGAATTTGGGCTCCGCACTTGTCGTATAGCGACGGGAAATTTTGGCTTATTTATACGGATGTGAAAGTCGTCGAAGGACAGTGGAAAGATGGCCATAACTATCTCGTGACGTGTGATACGATCGATGGCGAATGGTCGGATCCGATTTATTTGAATAGCTCTGGGTTTGACCCGTCTCTCTTTCACGATGAGGATGGAAAAAAATACTTGGTGAACATGTATTGGGATCATCGGGTCGGCCACCACCCGTTTTATGGTATTGTGCTACAAGAATACAGTGTGAAACAGAAAAAATTGGTTGGTGAGCCGAAGATCATTTTCAAAGGAACAGACCTGCGAATTACAGAAGGACCTCATTTGTATAAAATCAATGGGTATTATTATTTATTGACGGCGGAAGGGGGGACGCGGTACAACCATGCGGCAACGATTGCCCGGTCAACCTCGCTCTATGGGCCATATGAGATGCATCCGGACAATCCGTTGCTTACGTCTTGGCCTTATCCGCGCAACCCGCTGCAAAAGGCTGGTCATGCTTCGATTGTCCATACTCATACGGATGAGTGGTTTCTCGTGCACTTAACCGGCCGGCCGCTACCAAGGGAGGGCCAGCCGCTGCTCGAACATCGCGGTTATTGTCCGCTCGGACGTGAAACGGCGATTCAGCGGCTTGAATGGAAAAATGGATGGCCTTATGTGGTCGGGGGAAACGGTCCTTCGTTAGAAATTGACGGGCCGAACGTTAAAGAAGTTCCGTGGGAAAACGATTACGATGAAAAAGATGATTTTGATGGTGATACATTAAACCACCATTTTCAAACATTACGAATTCCTTTAGGGGAAGACATCGCTACCTTAAAGGCCCGTCCGGGACATTTGCGGCTGTACGGAAGAGAATCGCTCACTTCCCGGTTTACGCAGGCGTTTGTCGCCAGACGATGGCAGCATTTTACCTTTGTTGCGGAAACGAAAGTCGCGTTTCGTCCGACGACTATCCAACAATCGGCTGGGCTCGTGAACTACTATAATACGCAAAACTGGACAACGCTGCAATTGACATGGCATGAGGAAAAAGGACGGATTCTCGAGTTAATGGCGTGCGACCATCTTGTTGTTGACCAGCCGTTGCGCGGTCAAGAAATTGTCGTCCCTGATGATGTCGAGTATGTGTATTTACGGGTGAACGTACAAACGGCCACGTACAACTATGCGTACTCTTTCGATGGGGTGAATTGGAGAGAGATTCCCGTCACCTTTGAATCGTATAAACTGTCAGACGACTATATCAAAAGCCGCGCGGCGTTTACCGGGGCGTTTGTCGGCATGCATTGCCGGGACGGTTCAGGACAAAACAACTACGCCGATTTCGACTACTTTTTGTACAAAGAATTGTAGAATACTTTGTTTATATGATAGACAAACAAATGTGAAAGCGTTATAATAAAACCGAAGCAAGCCATTTTCGCTGATTGAACTTGATTCATGATGAAGGGGGACCTAGGCATGGCTTATTTTCCGAATATCGGCAAGATTGCGTATGAAGGGCCGGAGTCGCGCAATCCGTTGGCGTTTAAGTTTTATAATCCAGAAGAAAAAGTCGGCGACAAAACAATGGAGGAGCATTTGCGCTTTTCAGTGGCCTATTGGCATACGTTTACGGGGGATGGGTCGGATCCGTTTGGCGTCGGCAATATGATTCGTCCATGGAATAAGTACAGCGGCATGGATCTGGCGAAGGCGCGCGTCGAGGCGGCGTTTGAGCTGTTTGAAAAGCTGAACGTTCCGTTTTTCTGCTTCCATGACGTCGACATCGCTCCAGAAGGGGAAACGCTCAGCGAGACGTACAAAAATTTGGATGAAATTGTCGATATGATTGAAGAATACATGAAAACAAGCAAAACGAAGCTGCTTTGGAATACGGCGAACTTGTTCAGCCATCCGCGCTTCGTTCACGGGGCGGCGACGTCGTGTAACGCTGACGTGTTCGCCTATGCGGCGGCAAAAGTGAAAAAAGGGTTAGAGATCGCGAAGCGGCTCGGGGCGGAAAACTACGTGTTCTGGGGCGGACGGGAAGGTTATGAGACGCTGCTGAACACGGATATGAAACTGGAGCTTGACAATTTGGCCCGCTTCTTGCATATGGCGGTCGACTATGCGAAAGAAATCGGTTTTGACGGTCAGTTTTTGATCGAGCCGAAGCCGAAGGAGCCGACGAAGCATCAATACGATTTTGACGTGGCCACGGCGCTGGCGTTCTTGCAAACGTACGGGCTCAAGGATTAC
Protein-coding regions in this window:
- the xylA gene encoding xylose isomerase, with the translated sequence MAYFPNIGKIAYEGPESRNPLAFKFYNPEEKVGDKTMEEHLRFSVAYWHTFTGDGSDPFGVGNMIRPWNKYSGMDLAKARVEAAFELFEKLNVPFFCFHDVDIAPEGETLSETYKNLDEIVDMIEEYMKTSKTKLLWNTANLFSHPRFVHGAATSCNADVFAYAAAKVKKGLEIAKRLGAENYVFWGGREGYETLLNTDMKLELDNLARFLHMAVDYAKEIGFDGQFLIEPKPKEPTKHQYDFDVATALAFLQTYGLKDYFKFNIEANHATLAGHTFEHELRVARIHGMLGSVDANQGDTLLGWDTDEFPTDLYTTTLAMYEILQNGGLGRGGLNFDAKVRRGSFEPEDLFYAHIAGMDSFAIGLKVAHRLLEDRVFEQFIEERYKSYTEGIGREIVEETADFHKLEQYALQLGDIRNTSGRLERLKTLLNQYLLEVSAPSGSRS
- a CDS encoding glycoside hydrolase family 43 protein, which translates into the protein MAKIKNPILTGFHPDPSICRVGDDYYIAVSTFEWFPGVRIYHSKDLKNWRLVARPLNRLSQLNMIGNPDSGGIWAPHLSYSDGKFWLIYTDVKVVEGQWKDGHNYLVTCDTIDGEWSDPIYLNSSGFDPSLFHDEDGKKYLVNMYWDHRVGHHPFYGIVLQEYSVKQKKLVGEPKIIFKGTDLRITEGPHLYKINGYYYLLTAEGGTRYNHAATIARSTSLYGPYEMHPDNPLLTSWPYPRNPLQKAGHASIVHTHTDEWFLVHLTGRPLPREGQPLLEHRGYCPLGRETAIQRLEWKNGWPYVVGGNGPSLEIDGPNVKEVPWENDYDEKDDFDGDTLNHHFQTLRIPLGEDIATLKARPGHLRLYGRESLTSRFTQAFVARRWQHFTFVAETKVAFRPTTIQQSAGLVNYYNTQNWTTLQLTWHEEKGRILELMACDHLVVDQPLRGQEIVVPDDVEYVYLRVNVQTATYNYAYSFDGVNWREIPVTFESYKLSDDYIKSRAAFTGAFVGMHCRDGSGQNNYADFDYFLYKEL
- the gucD gene encoding alpha-ketoglutaric semialdehyde dehydrogenase GucD, coding for MTVQTEIKTYLNYINGKWVSSVSNNVEPSINPANRHDIVGYVQRSTLEDLNEAVAAAREAQTAWWKRSGVERGEYLYKAAQILEQRLQDIAETMTREMGKTLAEAKAETMRGVHILRYYAGEGVRKIGDVIPSSDSEGLLFTTRVPLGVIGVISPWNFPVAIPIWKMAPALVYGNTVVLKPASETAVTAAKVIECFHEAGFPKGVVNMVCGSGSVIGQGIANHPGIDGVTFTGSNTVGKQVGRAAFERGAKYQLEMGGKNPVIVAKDADLELAVEGTISGGLRSTGQKCTATSRVFIEREVYEAFKEKLLERVKQLKIGNGLDAETWMGPCASESQFHTVLSYIEKGKAEGAKLIYGGNRCLEGELANGFYVEPTIFEDVDIQMTIAREEIFGPVLALIQVDSIEEAIQLANDTEYGLSASIYTKNIGNVLEFIKDIEAGLIKVNAETAGVEFQAPFGGMKQSSSHSREQGQAAIEFFTSIKTVFIKA
- a CDS encoding fumarylacetoacetate hydrolase family protein, with the translated sequence MRVIRYAEDSRVVLAAVTDDNVVHPLPFTDFMDVVREAKHHQMSTFRYIQTFISGKQGIENEMAELNLLVPIVAPEVWASGVTYEKSREARNYETSEKIAGQETCYDRVYNAERPEIFFKSTAARTVGPNAPIYLRSDSNWQIPEPELGLVITKEGEIVGYTIGNDMSCRDIEGENPLYLPQAKIWKHSCAIGPAIRLAETVEDPYNLPIICRIYRNDQLVVEERANTKQLKRRYDELVSFLMRDNEVFDGTVLLTGTCIVPPDQFTLEDGDRIEIEIPSIGVLSNPVKSLTQQAVANKS